One region of Epilithonimonas zeae genomic DNA includes:
- a CDS encoding phosphoenolpyruvate carboxylase: MLNDQKIEKFRQIVENKFQIYNSLFMSLPYDKMTNIGMLLPFLYEESKDGYNVGKSPEEIVEEFFQKHTELQTEDQKLELLFKIIQYIERQVVLFDSIEDAAFQQLHSETDSGTVMNLYDRANQEHHLTAIRKKMDDFGIKIVFTAHPTQFYPNAVQRIIHDLRDAIINDSVTQIDTLLQQLGKTPFVNKEKPTPLDEAMSIIYYLRYVYYQSIGELYRKIKQVYGTSNFTPSPDIIQLGFWPGGDRDGNPFVTADITMKVAEELRISILKDYYGHLKIVRRRLSFRGVSDVLDKLSKNLYASIFQKEARISTDEIVKKLDEAEKILKEEHNALFIDVLDDFRDRVKIFGTHFATLDIRQDSRVHQNVIDDIFKKVIDGNADSRTDDEKVQLLIDSNQVLDPQDFEDEMTCETLKSIYNIKKIQESNGERGMHRYIISNSDEVKDVMNVYAMMKLCGYADDEINIDIVPLFETMEGLDRSEEVMRTLYNHPIYKKHLQKRNNKQIIMLGFSDGTKDGGYLKANWQIYTSKEKLTKISEENGVKVVFFDGRGGPPARGGGKTHDFYASQGKTIANNQIELTIQGQTITSVFGNKDQAKFNFEQLLTAGIENDVFKSVKKDLNDGERKLISELADISYGKYSDLKAHPMFVPYLQEMSTLEYYGRTNIGSRPSKRGAGSELKFEDLRAIPFVGSWAQLRQNVPGFFGFGSALKALKDAGRFDEIKELYKGSDFFKTLVLNSMMSMNKTYFPLTYYMRNNEKFGEFWNILFAEFSLSKEMMLELTGYNILMQEEPINRKSIRIREKIVLPLLSIQQYALIKIQKGEGDRESYEKLVMRSLFGNINASRNSA, translated from the coding sequence ATAAATTTCAAATCTACAACTCGCTCTTCATGAGTTTGCCTTATGATAAAATGACGAATATTGGGATGTTGCTTCCTTTTCTTTATGAAGAAAGTAAAGATGGCTATAATGTCGGGAAATCTCCGGAAGAAATTGTGGAAGAGTTTTTCCAGAAACATACCGAGTTACAAACAGAAGACCAGAAACTGGAATTGTTGTTTAAAATTATCCAATATATTGAAAGACAAGTGGTTTTGTTTGACAGTATAGAAGATGCGGCTTTCCAGCAATTACATTCTGAAACCGATTCTGGAACGGTAATGAATCTCTATGACAGAGCCAATCAGGAACATCATTTGACAGCCATTCGAAAAAAAATGGATGACTTTGGAATTAAGATTGTTTTCACGGCGCACCCAACTCAGTTTTATCCAAACGCTGTTCAGAGAATCATCCATGATTTGCGTGATGCCATCATTAATGATTCGGTGACGCAAATTGATACCTTGCTTCAGCAATTGGGGAAAACGCCTTTTGTTAATAAAGAAAAACCAACACCACTAGACGAGGCGATGAGCATCATTTATTACCTGAGATATGTTTATTATCAAAGTATTGGTGAGCTTTACAGAAAGATCAAACAAGTTTACGGAACATCTAATTTCACGCCGAGCCCAGATATTATTCAGTTAGGGTTTTGGCCAGGTGGAGACCGCGATGGAAATCCTTTTGTAACGGCAGATATCACTATGAAAGTGGCTGAAGAATTGAGAATTTCTATTCTTAAAGATTATTATGGACATCTTAAAATTGTAAGAAGGAGACTGAGTTTCCGTGGTGTTTCTGATGTCTTGGATAAATTGAGTAAAAATCTTTATGCTTCCATCTTCCAAAAAGAGGCGCGAATTTCAACTGATGAAATTGTAAAAAAACTGGATGAGGCAGAAAAAATTCTTAAAGAAGAACATAATGCACTTTTCATAGATGTGTTAGATGACTTTAGAGATCGAGTGAAGATTTTCGGAACTCACTTTGCGACTTTGGATATCCGTCAGGACAGTAGAGTTCATCAAAATGTAATCGATGATATTTTCAAAAAAGTAATAGACGGAAATGCAGATTCCAGAACGGATGATGAAAAAGTTCAGCTTTTGATTGATTCTAATCAGGTTTTGGATCCACAAGATTTTGAAGATGAAATGACGTGTGAAACTCTGAAAAGTATTTATAATATCAAAAAAATTCAGGAGAGTAATGGCGAGCGAGGAATGCATCGTTATATCATTTCCAACTCGGATGAAGTGAAAGATGTGATGAATGTTTATGCTATGATGAAACTTTGTGGTTATGCAGATGATGAAATCAACATTGATATAGTTCCGTTGTTTGAAACGATGGAAGGTCTTGACAGATCGGAAGAAGTGATGAGAACTTTGTATAATCATCCGATTTATAAGAAGCATCTGCAAAAACGAAACAACAAACAAATCATTATGCTTGGCTTTTCAGACGGAACCAAAGATGGTGGTTATCTGAAAGCGAACTGGCAAATCTATACTTCGAAAGAGAAGTTGACTAAAATCTCTGAGGAAAACGGAGTGAAAGTTGTTTTCTTTGATGGTAGAGGTGGACCGCCAGCGAGAGGTGGTGGAAAAACCCACGATTTCTATGCTTCGCAAGGAAAAACGATTGCGAATAATCAAATTGAGTTGACGATACAAGGGCAAACTATTACGAGTGTTTTTGGAAATAAAGATCAGGCAAAATTCAATTTTGAACAGTTGTTGACAGCTGGGATTGAGAATGATGTTTTCAAAAGTGTGAAAAAAGATTTGAACGACGGCGAAAGAAAATTAATCTCAGAATTAGCAGACATCAGTTATGGTAAATATTCTGATTTGAAGGCGCATCCAATGTTTGTTCCTTACCTGCAAGAGATGAGTACTTTGGAATACTATGGCCGAACTAATATCGGAAGTCGACCAAGTAAAAGAGGGGCGGGTTCTGAACTGAAGTTTGAAGATCTTCGTGCGATTCCGTTTGTGGGATCCTGGGCTCAGCTAAGACAGAATGTTCCTGGGTTCTTCGGATTTGGCTCTGCTTTGAAGGCTTTGAAAGATGCAGGAAGATTTGATGAAATTAAAGAATTATATAAAGGTTCGGACTTCTTCAAAACGCTAGTTCTCAATTCGATGATGAGTATGAATAAGACTTATTTCCCGCTGACTTATTATATGAGAAATAATGAGAAATTCGGTGAGTTCTGGAATATTCTTTTTGCTGAATTCTCTTTGTCTAAAGAAATGATGCTGGAACTAACCGGTTATAATATCCTGATGCAGGAAGAACCTATCAACAGAAAATCTATCAGAATTAGAGAAAAAATCGTACTTCCGCTGTTGAGTATCCAGCAATATGCTTTGATTAAAATCCAAAAAGGAGAAGGCGATCGTGAGTCTTATGAGAAGCTTGTGATGCGTTCCTTGTTTGGAAATATTAATGCCAGTAGAAACTCGGCTTAG
- a CDS encoding T9SS type A sorting domain-containing protein produces the protein MIHNNFVKIYNTLGILIKTEKSTKVNVSQLSKGNYILKIKTDFGEKVEKFIKE, from the coding sequence ATGATTCATAATAATTTCGTTAAAATATATAATACTTTAGGAATTCTCATAAAAACAGAAAAATCTACTAAAGTCAATGTTTCTCAATTATCAAAAGGAAATTACATCCTGAAAATAAAAACCGATTTTGGAGAAAAAGTTGAAAAATTCATTAAAGAATAA
- the frr gene encoding ribosome recycling factor, which translates to MEELELIVASVKQEMDAAIKHLDHAFQKIRAGRASTAMVQDVMVEYYGAPTPLSQVANVSVVDAMTLSIQPWDRTALGAIGKGIVNSNLGFAPSNNGDVIIINVPPLTEDRRRELAKQAKGETDQTKVTIRNARQEGNKELKRLEGVAEDLIKGVEKDIQDLTDAYVKKADEHLKIKEAEILKV; encoded by the coding sequence ATGGAAGAATTAGAACTCATTGTAGCATCGGTAAAGCAAGAGATGGATGCTGCAATCAAGCATTTGGATCACGCTTTTCAAAAGATTAGAGCAGGTCGTGCTTCTACAGCTATGGTACAGGATGTAATGGTAGAATACTACGGTGCACCAACTCCACTTAGTCAAGTCGCCAACGTTTCTGTGGTAGATGCAATGACGCTTTCTATCCAGCCTTGGGACAGAACAGCCTTGGGAGCAATTGGAAAAGGAATCGTAAACTCTAACCTTGGATTTGCACCGTCTAACAATGGTGATGTTATCATTATCAATGTTCCGCCTTTAACAGAGGACAGAAGACGCGAATTGGCAAAACAGGCAAAAGGAGAAACTGATCAGACAAAAGTAACCATCAGAAACGCGAGACAAGAAGGTAACAAAGAACTGAAAAGATTGGAAGGTGTTGCGGAAGACCTTATTAAAGGGGTTGAAAAAGACATTCAGGATTTGACAGATGCTTATGTTAAGAAAGCTGATGAACATTTGAAAATCAAAGAAGCAGAAATCTTAAAAGTTTAA
- the pyrH gene encoding UMP kinase: MKYKRILLKLSGEALMGERQYGIDNDRLKEYAVEIKKVVDKGCEVAIVIGGGNIFRGLAGAAKGMDRVQGDYMGMLATVINGMALQGALEDAGIITRLQSAIEMDKVAEPFIKRKAVRHLEKGRVVIFGAGTGNPYFTTDTAATLRAIEIDADVILKGTRVDGIYDSDPEKNADAVKFNSLSFDEVFEKNLKVMDMTAFTLSHENKLPIIVFDMNKEGNLEKLVDGENIGTLVNV; encoded by the coding sequence ATGAAATATAAAAGAATCCTTCTGAAATTGAGTGGTGAAGCACTTATGGGAGAACGCCAATACGGCATCGATAACGACAGACTGAAAGAGTATGCAGTCGAAATCAAAAAAGTAGTAGATAAAGGCTGCGAAGTAGCGATTGTTATCGGTGGTGGAAATATTTTCAGAGGATTAGCCGGTGCTGCAAAAGGAATGGACCGCGTTCAGGGAGATTATATGGGAATGCTTGCAACGGTTATCAACGGAATGGCTCTACAAGGTGCTTTGGAAGATGCCGGAATTATCACCAGATTGCAATCTGCTATCGAAATGGACAAAGTAGCTGAACCTTTCATCAAAAGAAAAGCAGTTCGTCATTTGGAAAAAGGACGTGTTGTAATCTTCGGAGCTGGAACTGGAAATCCATATTTCACGACAGATACTGCTGCAACACTTAGAGCAATCGAAATTGACGCAGATGTAATCCTGAAAGGAACCAGAGTGGACGGAATATACGACAGTGATCCTGAAAAAAATGCAGACGCAGTGAAATTCAACAGCCTATCTTTCGACGAGGTTTTTGAAAAAAATCTGAAAGTTATGGATATGACCGCTTTCACTTTGAGCCACGAAAACAAGTTACCAATCATCGTTTTTGATATGAACAAAGAAGGTAATCTGGAAAAACTGGTAGACGGAGAAAATATCGGAACCTTAGTTAACGTATAA
- the porQ gene encoding type IX secretion system protein PorQ, protein MLKKFYNLFFIAISTMVFSQTGTSVYQFLNIPISPRQAVLGDAISVRDYDVNFTAANPALMNLAMDKMLSVNYASYLADTKIGSVNYVRDLGEGHLASFSARYMDYGSMPRTDENSIVNGDFSAMDASVGLGYAYQFEDDFTIGINGNFVTSKIDTYTSSAVTASAGVTYHFDKTNETLALVFRNFGYQIKPYNGVRERLPFRVDLGYTKILDEFPAALTITAHDLQQFNISAETDINGQPTKFGRKVLDHISLGAELFPGQAFNIRFGYNVKRGGELAVLDQRSFTGLSAGFSLKISSFRFDYSHMRYHNASNVNMLGLTMDLIELGGNRR, encoded by the coding sequence GTGTTGAAGAAGTTTTACAATCTTTTTTTTATCGCAATTTCCACTATGGTTTTCTCTCAAACGGGAACCTCGGTTTATCAGTTTCTTAATATTCCGATTTCTCCAAGACAAGCAGTTTTGGGAGATGCTATTTCTGTTCGGGATTATGATGTCAATTTCACAGCAGCCAATCCGGCTCTTATGAATCTTGCAATGGATAAAATGTTATCCGTCAATTATGCGTCATATTTAGCTGATACCAAAATTGGAAGTGTCAATTATGTTCGTGATTTGGGTGAGGGACATTTAGCATCGTTCAGTGCAAGATATATGGATTACGGAAGTATGCCAAGAACGGATGAGAATTCTATTGTTAATGGTGATTTTTCTGCAATGGATGCTTCTGTCGGACTTGGTTATGCGTATCAGTTTGAAGATGATTTCACGATTGGAATCAATGGTAATTTTGTAACTTCAAAGATCGATACTTATACATCTTCTGCTGTTACAGCAAGTGCGGGAGTTACTTACCATTTTGATAAAACCAATGAAACCCTAGCCTTGGTTTTTAGGAATTTTGGATATCAAATCAAACCATATAACGGTGTGAGAGAAAGGTTACCTTTCCGTGTGGATCTTGGTTATACTAAAATTTTGGATGAATTTCCAGCAGCATTAACGATTACGGCACACGATCTTCAGCAATTTAATATCTCTGCGGAAACAGATATCAATGGACAGCCTACCAAATTCGGAAGAAAAGTTTTGGACCATATTTCTTTGGGAGCAGAATTATTTCCTGGTCAGGCTTTCAATATCAGATTCGGATATAATGTCAAGAGAGGAGGAGAACTGGCAGTTTTGGATCAAAGAAGTTTTACAGGTTTGTCTGCAGGTTTCAGTTTGAAGATTTCTTCTTTCAGATTCGATTATTCTCACATGCGTTATCATAATGCTTCCAATGTAAATATGCTGGGGCTTACAATGGATTTGATAGAACTTGGCGGAAATAGGAGATAG
- the cmk gene encoding (d)CMP kinase, which yields MIKKPVIAIDGFSSTGKSSISKIIAKRLGLIHMDTGALYRGITFYAIQNCTDNDGNIDLQKLISSLPKINLEFQNIDGELILFLNGKNIDKEIRFPQVSDNVSQVAKEAEVRNFLLNTQRDIAEKGGVIMDGRDIGTVVLPNADYKFFMTASQDERARRRFLELELAGEKTDVETVKQNLISRDKIDSEREISPLKQANDAILIDNTNINKEETIELILSYIKKF from the coding sequence ATGATAAAAAAACCGGTAATTGCTATCGATGGCTTTTCATCCACGGGAAAAAGTTCGATTTCTAAAATCATCGCCAAAAGGTTAGGTCTTATCCATATGGATACAGGCGCGCTTTACAGAGGTATTACTTTTTATGCTATTCAGAATTGTACAGATAACGATGGTAATATTGATTTGCAAAAATTAATTTCTTCACTTCCTAAAATCAATCTAGAATTTCAAAATATTGATGGAGAACTGATTCTGTTTCTTAATGGAAAAAATATCGATAAAGAAATCCGTTTTCCTCAAGTTTCAGATAATGTAAGTCAGGTCGCAAAAGAAGCAGAGGTTCGTAATTTTCTGTTGAATACTCAAAGAGATATTGCTGAAAAAGGTGGAGTGATAATGGATGGAAGAGATATCGGAACAGTTGTCCTCCCTAATGCGGATTACAAATTTTTTATGACAGCAAGTCAGGATGAGCGTGCCAGAAGACGTTTTCTGGAATTGGAATTGGCAGGTGAAAAAACAGATGTGGAAACTGTGAAACAAAACCTGATCTCTCGTGATAAGATCGACAGTGAAAGAGAAATTTCTCCTCTGAAACAGGCTAATGACGCTATTTTGATTGATAACACTAATATCAACAAAGAAGAAACGATTGAGTTGATTTTATCCTATATCAAAAAGTTTTAA
- a CDS encoding YtxH domain-containing protein — translation MSKKSNSAAVLAALLAGAATGVILGLLYAPEEGKETRKKIREKANDLKDKAVDEYGKTSEKVRDAYSDVSHNVRDKYQSLSSTFKETAQNVASTVKDSYDKYKDQIVSKTSDVVKDVETELDGLK, via the coding sequence ATGTCAAAAAAATCAAATTCAGCAGCAGTATTAGCAGCATTGTTAGCAGGAGCTGCAACAGGAGTTATATTAGGATTACTTTATGCTCCGGAAGAAGGTAAAGAAACAAGAAAAAAAATCAGAGAAAAAGCAAACGACTTGAAAGATAAAGCTGTAGATGAATACGGTAAAACTTCTGAAAAAGTGAGAGATGCTTATTCTGATGTTTCTCACAATGTAAGAGATAAATACCAATCACTATCTTCTACTTTCAAAGAAACAGCTCAAAATGTAGCTTCTACAGTGAAAGATAGTTATGACAAATACAAAGATCAGATTGTTTCCAAAACTTCTGATGTTGTAAAAGATGTAGAAACAGAATTAGATGGTTTGAAATAG
- a CDS encoding phage holin family protein, which translates to MIDIIKDYTTKRLDLIKLQFTEKSSLSAGIIAFLSILLIAFSFFIILFNFGIAFLIGQSLGNAAHGFLIVAGFYFVLMIIVFLMKKKIVTVVANQVIDFLKK; encoded by the coding sequence ATGATTGATATTATAAAAGATTATACGACCAAGCGTCTGGATCTGATAAAACTCCAGTTCACGGAAAAATCGTCACTTTCAGCGGGAATTATTGCGTTTCTATCTATATTATTAATTGCATTTTCTTTTTTTATTATCTTATTCAATTTCGGAATTGCATTTCTCATTGGGCAATCTTTAGGTAATGCCGCACACGGATTTTTGATTGTTGCAGGATTCTATTTTGTGTTGATGATAATCGTTTTCCTGATGAAGAAAAAAATTGTAACCGTTGTAGCAAACCAAGTTATTGACTTTCTAAAAAAATAA